The following proteins are co-located in the Bradyrhizobium sp. AZCC 2176 genome:
- a CDS encoding S10 family peptidase, whose protein sequence is MAFRFTATRPVRLAATLLVVCWASSARAEEASSPTSQQPAAAAATPSPTPSGQKGGAGRGAAAPAPSAAEQHRLPPDSTTTQTLALPGRTLNFTATAGSIRIFDDKGEPQADIAYTSYQLDGTDRASRPVTFLFNGGPGASSAWLQFGDAGPWRISITGEGAVSSATPDLLPNAETWLDFTDLVFIDPVGTGYSRFVASGEDVRKRFFSVDGDVNSIALVIRRWLEKYDRLLSPKFVAGESYGGIRGPKIVRNLQTQQGVGVRGLILVSPLLDFRDFSGSSLLKYMYSLPSMTAVAREARGETKGRVTRADLADVERYAQGEFIVDLLKGQADKEATARLTDKVAALTGIDQTVSRRLAGRFEVGEFRREFDRRNGRVTGRYDASVSGFDPYPDSNYAHFGDPSGDPLMAPLTSAAVDLATRKLNWRPDGSYQLLSDSVNKSWDFGRGPAESISQLREILALDPKMKLLVGHGLFDLATPYFASKVLLDQLPAYASADRVKLVVYPGGHMFYSRDGARQAFRAEVEKVMK, encoded by the coding sequence ATGGCTTTTCGTTTCACGGCGACGCGGCCCGTGCGTCTTGCCGCTACCCTTCTGGTCGTGTGCTGGGCAAGCAGTGCGCGCGCCGAGGAGGCCAGTTCGCCAACCTCGCAGCAGCCGGCCGCGGCCGCGGCCACGCCGTCACCGACGCCATCAGGCCAGAAGGGCGGAGCGGGGCGGGGCGCCGCCGCGCCAGCGCCCTCTGCCGCCGAACAACACCGGTTGCCGCCGGATTCCACCACCACGCAGACGCTGGCGCTGCCCGGCCGCACGCTCAACTTCACAGCCACCGCAGGCTCGATCCGAATATTCGACGACAAGGGCGAGCCGCAAGCCGATATCGCCTACACCTCCTATCAGCTCGACGGCACCGATCGCGCAAGCCGGCCGGTGACGTTTCTGTTTAACGGCGGCCCGGGCGCGTCCTCGGCCTGGCTGCAGTTCGGCGACGCCGGCCCTTGGCGCATCTCGATCACCGGTGAGGGCGCCGTGTCGTCAGCGACGCCTGATCTGCTGCCCAACGCCGAGACCTGGCTCGACTTCACCGATCTCGTCTTCATCGATCCCGTCGGCACCGGCTACAGCCGCTTCGTTGCGTCCGGCGAGGATGTGCGCAAGCGGTTCTTTTCGGTCGATGGCGACGTCAATTCGATCGCGCTCGTGATCCGGCGCTGGCTGGAAAAATACGACCGTTTGCTGTCGCCGAAGTTCGTCGCGGGCGAGAGCTATGGCGGCATTCGCGGGCCGAAAATCGTCCGCAATCTGCAGACCCAGCAGGGTGTCGGGGTGCGCGGGCTGATCCTGGTGTCGCCGTTGCTCGACTTCCGCGACTTTTCCGGCTCTAGCCTGCTGAAATATATGTACAGCCTGCCGAGCATGACGGCGGTGGCCCGTGAAGCCAGGGGCGAGACCAAGGGGCGGGTGACGCGCGCCGATCTCGCCGACGTCGAGCGTTACGCGCAAGGCGAATTCATCGTCGATCTCCTCAAGGGGCAGGCCGACAAGGAGGCAACGGCGCGGCTCACGGACAAGGTGGCTGCGCTCACCGGGATTGATCAGACGGTGAGCCGCAGGCTTGCCGGGCGTTTCGAGGTTGGCGAATTTCGCCGCGAATTCGACCGGCGCAACGGCCGGGTGACCGGGCGCTACGACGCCTCGGTATCGGGCTTCGATCCCTATCCGGATTCGAACTACGCGCATTTCGGCGATCCGTCCGGCGATCCCCTGATGGCGCCGCTGACGAGCGCAGCGGTCGACCTCGCAACGCGCAAGCTCAATTGGCGGCCGGATGGTTCGTACCAATTGCTCAGCGACAGCGTGAACAAGTCGTGGGATTTCGGCCGCGGGCCGGCCGAGTCGATTTCACAGCTTCGCGAGATTCTCGCGCTCGATCCGAAAATGAAACTGCTGGTCGGCCACGGGCTGTTCGATCTCGCCACGCCGTATTTCGCTTCCAAGGTCCTTCTCGACCAGTTGCCGGCGTATGCGAGTGCGGACCGGGTGAAGCTCGTCGTCTATCCCGGCGGCCACATGTTCTATTCGCGTGACGGCGCACGTCAGGCGTTCCGCGCGGAGGTCGAGAAGGTGATGAAGTAG
- a CDS encoding NAD kinase has translation MATPKRYDRIAFVASAGTEAQAALAQLTKLYGNHDADDSDVVVALGGDGLMLQTLHRHMRSGKPIYGMHRGTVGFLMNEYSTHDLHTRLAAARESLINPLLMRATDVHGAVHLHHAINEVALFRQTNQAAHLRILIDEHERMAELIADGILVATPAGSTAYNLSAQGPILPINAALLALTPISAFRPRRWRGALLPNSAFVVIEVLEGEKRPVAAAADHDDVRDVRRVEVLSDKTISMRMLFDPGHSLEERILREQFGF, from the coding sequence ATGGCCACCCCCAAGCGATACGACCGGATCGCCTTTGTCGCGAGCGCAGGCACCGAGGCGCAGGCCGCGCTGGCGCAGTTGACCAAACTCTACGGCAATCACGATGCCGACGATTCCGACGTGGTGGTGGCGCTCGGCGGCGACGGATTGATGCTGCAGACGCTGCACCGGCATATGCGCTCGGGCAAGCCGATCTACGGCATGCATCGCGGCACCGTCGGCTTCCTGATGAACGAATACTCCACGCACGACCTGCACACGCGGCTGGCGGCGGCGCGGGAATCCCTGATCAACCCGCTGCTGATGCGCGCCACCGACGTCCACGGCGCGGTGCATCTGCATCACGCCATCAATGAGGTCGCGCTGTTTCGCCAGACCAACCAGGCCGCGCATCTGCGCATCCTGATCGACGAACATGAGCGGATGGCGGAGTTGATCGCCGACGGCATTCTGGTGGCGACGCCGGCCGGCTCCACCGCCTATAATCTCTCGGCCCAGGGACCGATCCTGCCGATCAACGCCGCGCTATTGGCGCTGACCCCGATCAGCGCGTTCCGCCCACGCCGCTGGCGCGGCGCCCTGCTCCCGAATTCCGCTTTCGTGGTCATCGAGGTGCTCGAGGGTGAGAAGCGTCCGGTCGCGGCTGCCGCCGACCACGACGACGTGCGCGACGTCCGCCGCGTCGAGGTGCTGTCCGACAAGACGATCTCGATGCGGATGCTGTTCGACCCCGGTCACAGCCTCGAGGAACGCATCCTGCGGGAGCAGTTCGGGTTCTGA
- a CDS encoding response regulator, with the protein MYRIDFNKLRFLICDDNPHMRRILRTLLHSFGAREAYEAEDGATALEMYSHYVPDIVITDWAMPIFDGLELAQMIRQPESKGNPYAPIIMLTGHSEKRRVTVARDAGVTEFLAKPISAKGLYQRILNVVANPRPFIKTKTYFGPDRRRNTSNAYIGPERRVGGEVEVMQQPSLLDKARTNI; encoded by the coding sequence ATGTATCGCATTGACTTCAACAAGCTGCGATTTCTGATTTGCGACGACAATCCGCACATGCGCCGCATCCTGCGCACGCTGCTGCATTCGTTCGGCGCGCGCGAGGCCTATGAGGCCGAGGACGGCGCCACCGCGCTCGAAATGTACAGCCATTACGTGCCCGACATCGTCATCACCGACTGGGCGATGCCGATCTTCGACGGCCTCGAGCTGGCGCAGATGATCCGGCAGCCGGAATCCAAGGGCAACCCTTACGCGCCCATCATCATGCTGACCGGGCATTCGGAGAAGCGGCGCGTCACGGTCGCGCGCGACGCCGGCGTCACCGAGTTCCTGGCGAAACCAATTTCGGCTAAGGGGCTGTATCAGCGCATCCTCAACGTCGTCGCCAACCCGCGCCCCTTCATCAAGACCAAGACCTATTTCGGCCCGGACCGCCGGCGCAACACCAGCAACGCCTATATCGGCCCCGAGCGCCGGGTCGGTGGCGAGGTGGAAGTCATGCAACAGCCGTCACTGCTCGACAAGGCGCGGACGAACATCTAG
- a CDS encoding Hpt domain-containing protein, with the protein MAKEKPGTIHVKSFTDHHVITQPNPLRKVLLRVPESDLDDPVGRAEKALAGLSGEFKNWMTIEADRLSAAHAVILSNGFTVDNREELFRAAHDIKGDAATFGFPSAGAAAESLCRIIEHAPDLDQVPADLITHHINAIQAIVRERTKLDTAVMASKLSKQLRGVADEFLLKVNRDRPEHLEAILAPSIVPAE; encoded by the coding sequence ATGGCGAAAGAAAAACCCGGCACGATACATGTCAAGTCGTTTACCGATCACCACGTGATCACGCAGCCCAATCCCTTGCGCAAGGTGTTGCTGCGCGTTCCCGAATCCGATCTCGACGATCCGGTCGGGCGCGCGGAAAAGGCGCTGGCCGGACTATCCGGGGAATTCAAGAACTGGATGACGATCGAGGCGGACCGGCTATCGGCCGCGCACGCAGTCATTCTGAGCAACGGATTCACCGTCGACAACCGCGAAGAGCTGTTTCGCGCCGCCCACGACATCAAGGGCGACGCCGCCACGTTCGGCTTCCCGTCCGCGGGCGCTGCCGCCGAAAGCCTCTGCCGCATCATCGAACATGCACCCGACCTCGATCAGGTCCCGGCAGACCTGATCACGCATCACATCAACGCCATTCAGGCGATCGTGCGCGAACGCACCAAGCTCGACACCGCCGTGATGGCGAGCAAGCTGAGCAAGCAGCTCCGCGGAGTCGCGGACGAATTCCTGCTCAAGGTCAACCGCGACCGCCCCGAGCATCTCGAAGCGATCCTGGCGCCGAGTATCGTTCCGGCGGAATAG
- a CDS encoding DUF2336 domain-containing protein — translation MIVRQFISWIRTAPAGERAEATRALARAWLISDLTEDDRIAAEGALLMLLDDPSPLVRLAMAEVFSRSSDAPAAIVQALSLDQPSIALPVLEHSPLLIDADLVDIVATGNSDMQCAIARRINLPPSVSAAIAEVGSAAAALELIENAYAELAPFSWDRIVERHGHLAAIRESMLVLEGLPAATRVALIAKLSDTLAQFVVARNWLSADRAGRLASEARERSAVNIAARSRGEDMQGLVRHLRATGQLTAGLILRALLSGSIELFDSALAELADLPLARVTALLHDRGGASLQALLIRAGLPESTFAAFRVALEVSQETGYVDTIGGAARLRRRMVERVLTHCETDRKAAEPLLILLRRFATESAREEARMFCEELIADEAHVPPVRDLIAA, via the coding sequence ATGATCGTTCGGCAGTTCATCAGTTGGATTCGTACCGCTCCGGCAGGCGAGCGGGCAGAGGCGACGCGGGCTTTGGCGCGGGCCTGGTTGATTTCAGATCTCACCGAGGACGACCGCATCGCCGCCGAAGGCGCGCTGCTGATGTTGCTCGATGATCCCTCGCCACTGGTCCGCCTGGCCATGGCGGAAGTATTTTCGCGCAGCTCGGACGCGCCGGCGGCGATCGTGCAGGCGCTCTCGCTCGACCAGCCCTCGATCGCGCTGCCGGTGCTCGAACATTCACCGCTGCTGATCGATGCCGATCTCGTCGACATCGTCGCAACCGGCAACAGCGACATGCAATGCGCCATCGCCCGCCGCATCAACCTGCCGCCTTCGGTCTCCGCCGCGATTGCCGAAGTCGGCTCGGCGGCCGCAGCCCTTGAACTGATCGAGAACGCCTACGCCGAGCTGGCGCCGTTTTCCTGGGACCGCATCGTCGAGCGTCACGGCCATCTCGCCGCGATCCGCGAATCGATGCTGGTGCTCGAAGGCCTTCCCGCCGCCACGCGCGTGGCACTGATCGCAAAACTCTCCGACACGCTGGCGCAATTCGTCGTGGCGCGCAACTGGCTGAGCGCCGACCGGGCAGGGCGGCTTGCGAGCGAAGCGCGCGAACGCTCGGCCGTGAACATCGCGGCGCGTTCGCGCGGCGAGGACATGCAGGGCCTGGTGCGGCACCTGCGCGCCACCGGGCAATTGACCGCGGGCCTGATCCTGCGCGCGCTGTTGTCGGGCAGTATCGAGCTGTTCGATTCCGCGCTGGCCGAATTGGCCGATCTGCCGCTGGCCCGCGTCACGGCGCTGCTGCACGATCGTGGCGGCGCCAGCCTGCAGGCGCTGCTGATCCGCGCGGGCCTTCCCGAATCGACCTTCGCGGCGTTTCGTGTCGCGCTCGAGGTCAGCCAGGAAACCGGCTATGTCGATACGATCGGCGGAGCGGCGAGACTGCGCCGCCGCATGGTCGAGCGCGTGCTGACCCATTGCGAAACCGACCGCAAGGCCGCCGAGCCATTGTTGATCCTGCTCCGCCGCTTCGCGACCGAGTCCGCGCGCGAAGAAGCCCGCATGTTCTGCGAGGAGCTGATCGCCGATGAAGCGCACGTGCCGCCCGTCCGCGATCTGATCGCGGCGTAG
- a CDS encoding transglycosylase SLT domain-containing protein, with protein sequence MAVDTSSATAAAGVDPTRARIAGSIRQAASTTGASFEYLLATAKMESNFNPKAAATTSSARGLFQFIDQTWLGTVKEAGVHLGYSQYADAITKNPSGSYSVDDPTARAAIMKLRDDPDAASSMAAVLTQSNSFKLTGKIGRRPTDAELYMAHFMGVGGAGKLIQSAEDNPNASAARMFPNAAAANQSIFYDRSGQARSVSQVYSVLNTRYAAAANSPVTRTAMAAAGGDLPRRITVASAAPAMTAIDNAAYLSSFPDQRAVTPVAATSQTAAASPEPIFRSLFQAGERAQPISPAVQELWGKVASATPEVRAPGRLDLFSDRSGTFSS encoded by the coding sequence ATGGCGGTCGACACATCAAGCGCCACGGCTGCGGCAGGTGTCGATCCCACGCGCGCGAGGATCGCTGGCTCGATCAGGCAGGCCGCCTCGACCACCGGCGCCAGCTTCGAATATCTGCTCGCCACCGCGAAGATGGAATCCAACTTCAACCCGAAGGCTGCCGCCACCACCTCGTCGGCGCGCGGGCTGTTTCAGTTCATCGACCAGACCTGGCTCGGCACGGTGAAAGAGGCGGGCGTCCATCTCGGCTATAGCCAATATGCCGACGCCATCACCAAAAATCCCTCCGGCAGCTATTCGGTCGACGATCCCACCGCGCGCGCCGCGATCATGAAGCTGCGCGACGATCCGGACGCCGCCTCGTCGATGGCGGCGGTGCTGACGCAATCTAACAGCTTCAAGCTGACCGGCAAGATCGGCCGCCGTCCGACCGACGCCGAACTTTATATGGCGCATTTCATGGGCGTCGGCGGCGCCGGCAAGCTGATCCAGAGCGCCGAGGACAATCCGAACGCTTCCGCCGCGCGGATGTTTCCGAACGCGGCTGCGGCCAACCAGTCGATCTTCTACGACCGCTCGGGACAGGCACGCAGCGTCTCGCAAGTGTATTCGGTGCTGAACACGCGCTACGCAGCCGCCGCCAATTCGCCGGTGACGCGCACGGCCATGGCGGCCGCCGGCGGCGATCTTCCAAGGCGCATCACCGTCGCGAGCGCCGCGCCGGCGATGACGGCGATCGACAACGCGGCCTATCTATCGAGCTTCCCGGATCAGCGCGCGGTGACGCCGGTGGCGGCAACGTCGCAGACTGCCGCTGCGTCACCCGAGCCGATCTTTCGCTCACTGTTCCAGGCCGGCGAACGCGCGCAGCCGATCTCGCCTGCGGTGCAGGAATTGTGGGGCAAGGTCGCATCGGCAACGCCTGAGGTTCGCGCTCCCGGCCGGCTCGACCTCTTCAGCGACCGCAGCGGCACGTTCAGTAGTTGA
- the hisI gene encoding phosphoribosyl-AMP cyclohydrolase has translation MSTSVDANEREEGLAFQPKFDAAGLVTCVATDAATGDVLMVAHMNDEALRKTIATGDAWYFSRSRNALWRKGETSGQTQRVVEMRLDCDQDAVWIRVEQTGAACHTGRRSCFYRKVEAADGGTRLSFVDAERQFDPAQVYQK, from the coding sequence GTGTCCACATCCGTCGATGCTAACGAGCGCGAAGAGGGGCTGGCCTTCCAGCCCAAATTCGACGCGGCCGGGCTCGTGACCTGTGTCGCGACCGATGCCGCGACCGGTGACGTGTTGATGGTCGCGCACATGAACGACGAGGCGCTGCGCAAGACGATCGCAACCGGCGATGCCTGGTACTTCAGCCGGTCGCGCAATGCGTTATGGCGAAAAGGCGAGACATCGGGTCAGACCCAGCGCGTGGTCGAGATGCGCCTGGATTGCGATCAGGACGCGGTCTGGATCAGGGTCGAGCAGACCGGCGCCGCCTGTCACACCGGCCGGCGCTCGTGTTTCTACCGCAAAGTCGAGGCGGCCGATGGCGGCACGCGCCTGTCGTTCGTCGATGCTGAGAGGCAGTTCGATCCGGCGCAGGTCTATCAGAAATGA
- the folE gene encoding GTP cyclohydrolase I FolE: protein MDALIKSLRPGKAPEIKAPEIKAPEIKPSDVKPSELKSPDVAPETRPTELDPAEFLAAAVRADLPRPSRAEAEHAVQTLLSYIGENPGREGLLDTPRRVVEAFDELYQGYHQCPAEVLDRTFGETAGYDDFVLVRDIEFTSQCEHHMMPFYGRAHIAYTPVERVVGLSKLARLTDIFARRLQTQEHLTAQIAAAIDEVLKPRGVAVLIEAEHTCMSVRGVAKHGAMTFTSRFTGMFRDNPAEQQRFLSLVRGPTR from the coding sequence ATGGACGCATTGATCAAATCCCTCCGCCCAGGCAAGGCGCCTGAAATCAAGGCTCCTGAAATCAAGGCTCCTGAAATCAAACCTTCTGACGTCAAGCCTTCCGAACTGAAATCGCCCGATGTGGCCCCTGAAACCCGCCCGACCGAGCTCGATCCGGCCGAGTTCCTGGCGGCTGCGGTTCGCGCCGACCTGCCGCGCCCCTCGCGTGCGGAGGCCGAACATGCGGTGCAGACGCTGCTCAGCTATATCGGCGAGAACCCGGGCCGCGAGGGCCTGCTGGATACGCCGCGCCGGGTGGTCGAAGCTTTCGACGAGCTCTATCAGGGCTATCACCAGTGCCCGGCCGAGGTGCTGGACCGCACCTTTGGCGAAACCGCGGGCTATGACGATTTCGTCCTGGTTCGCGATATCGAATTCACCTCGCAATGCGAGCACCACATGATGCCGTTCTACGGCAGGGCGCATATCGCCTATACGCCGGTGGAGCGGGTGGTGGGCTTGTCCAAGCTGGCGCGGCTGACCGACATCTTCGCGCGCCGCCTGCAGACCCAGGAGCACCTGACCGCCCAGATCGCGGCCGCGATCGACGAGGTTCTGAAGCCCCGTGGCGTTGCCGTGCTGATCGAGGCGGAGCATACCTGCATGTCGGTGCGCGGCGTCGCCAAGCATGGCGCGATGACGTTCACCAGCCGGTTCACCGGCATGTTCCGCGACAATCCGGCGGAGCAGCAGCGTTTCCTGTCACTGGTGCGAGGACCGACCCGGTAA
- a CDS encoding iron-sulfur cluster assembly scaffold protein translates to MLNDIYNKRIIELAGNIPRLGRLPDPHASATAHSKLCGSTVKVDLKMDGPVVTDFAHDVKACALGQASSSIMASHVVGSTAGELRELRETVRKMLKENGGPPQGKWADIALLEPVRDYKARHASTMLTFDAVVDAIGQIEARTKQTAQA, encoded by the coding sequence ATGCTGAACGACATCTACAATAAGCGGATCATCGAACTGGCGGGCAATATCCCCCGCCTCGGCCGCCTCCCCGACCCCCACGCCAGCGCCACCGCCCACTCCAAGCTGTGCGGCTCGACCGTCAAGGTCGACCTCAAGATGGACGGGCCGGTGGTCACCGACTTCGCGCATGACGTGAAGGCCTGCGCGCTCGGCCAGGCCTCCTCCTCGATCATGGCAAGCCATGTGGTCGGCTCGACGGCTGGCGAGTTACGTGAATTGCGAGAAACCGTGCGCAAGATGTTGAAGGAAAACGGCGGTCCGCCGCAAGGCAAATGGGCCGACATCGCCCTGCTCGAACCGGTGCGCGACTACAAGGCCCGCCACGCCTCGACCATGCTGACCTTCGACGCCGTGGTCGACGCCATCGGCCAGATCGAGGCCAGGACGAAGCAGACGGCGCAGGCGTGA
- the yidD gene encoding membrane protein insertion efficiency factor YidD: MAPADHSSSPRKQSTDCANTARRLPRNAGRALIWIYRHSLSLLVGYNCRHLPTCSVYGDEAIERFGLWGGGWMTLARILRCHPWGTSGIDNVPLTTPAGARWYLPWRYGRWRGVNES, translated from the coding sequence ATGGCACCTGCAGATCATTCATCGTCACCTCGAAAACAAAGCACGGATTGTGCCAACACCGCCCGTCGTCTGCCGCGCAATGCGGGGCGCGCGCTGATCTGGATCTACCGGCATTCGCTGTCGCTGCTGGTCGGCTACAACTGCCGGCACCTGCCGACATGCTCGGTGTATGGCGACGAAGCGATCGAGCGCTTCGGCCTGTGGGGCGGCGGATGGATGACGCTGGCGCGGATTTTGCGATGCCACCCCTGGGGCACATCCGGCATCGATAACGTGCCGCTGACGACGCCTGCGGGGGCGCGATGGTATCTGCCGTGGCGCTACGGACGCTGGCGCGGAGTCAACGAATCGTGA
- a CDS encoding APC family permease, producing MAASETGSPAWPGSLSGSGSTVSVLVAVAIVVADMVGVGVFTSLGFQVKDIPSGFSILLLWTIGGIVALCGVFSYGELGAMFPRSSGEYNLLGRAYHPAFGFVAGWVSATVGFAAPVALAAMAFGEYGKSILPNAPPLVLAVGVVWLVSLVQLTGVRHSSTFQLISTLLKVVLIVAFLVSGFVIGSGQPVSFTPSASDFTHIVSAPFAISLVFVMYSFSGWNAATYIIGEVRLPERNVPRAMLIGTLIVLVLYVALNAVFLHTAPIDKLAGQLDVARISGSYIFGELGGRIVGAMICFGLISSISAMMWIGPRVMMTMGEDLPVLRPFSRRSTGGAPAYAILFQLTVASLMLFTRSFEAVLDFIQFALLFCSFFTVLGVIKLRITQPDLPRPYRAWGYPVTPVVFLLVTGFMMYYLLTERPLQSLLGLLIMLSGLLIYAVFRKRAGQLPAAVSSGRE from the coding sequence ATGGCGGCATCAGAAACGGGAAGCCCGGCGTGGCCCGGCTCGCTCTCCGGCAGCGGCTCCACCGTTTCGGTCCTGGTGGCGGTTGCCATCGTCGTTGCCGACATGGTCGGCGTTGGCGTCTTCACCAGCCTCGGCTTCCAGGTCAAGGACATCCCCTCCGGCTTTTCGATCCTGTTGCTGTGGACGATAGGCGGCATCGTCGCGCTGTGCGGGGTGTTTTCCTACGGTGAACTCGGCGCGATGTTTCCGCGCTCGAGCGGCGAGTACAACCTGCTTGGCCGGGCCTATCACCCGGCCTTCGGGTTTGTGGCGGGCTGGGTGTCGGCAACCGTCGGCTTTGCCGCACCCGTAGCGCTTGCCGCCATGGCGTTCGGCGAGTACGGCAAGTCGATCCTGCCCAATGCGCCGCCGCTCGTGCTTGCGGTCGGCGTGGTGTGGCTGGTGTCGCTGGTGCAACTCACCGGCGTGCGCCATTCCTCCACCTTTCAACTGATCTCCACCCTCCTGAAGGTGGTGCTGATCGTGGCCTTCCTGGTCAGCGGCTTCGTGATCGGCTCCGGGCAGCCGGTATCGTTCACGCCGTCGGCTTCCGACTTCACCCATATCGTCAGCGCGCCGTTCGCGATCAGCCTCGTCTTCGTGATGTATTCGTTCTCGGGGTGGAACGCGGCGACCTACATCATCGGCGAGGTGAGATTGCCGGAGCGCAATGTGCCGCGGGCGATGCTGATCGGAACGCTGATCGTGCTGGTGCTGTATGTCGCGCTCAACGCGGTGTTCCTGCACACCGCGCCGATCGACAAGCTGGCCGGGCAGCTCGACGTCGCCCGGATTTCCGGCAGCTACATCTTCGGCGAATTAGGCGGCCGCATCGTCGGCGCGATGATCTGCTTCGGGCTGATCTCCTCGATCAGCGCGATGATGTGGATCGGGCCACGCGTCATGATGACGATGGGCGAGGACCTTCCGGTGCTGCGGCCGTTCTCCCGAAGGTCGACCGGCGGCGCGCCGGCTTACGCCATTCTATTTCAGCTCACGGTCGCGAGCCTGATGCTGTTTACGCGCAGCTTCGAGGCCGTGCTCGACTTCATCCAGTTCGCGCTGCTGTTCTGCTCGTTCTTCACCGTGCTCGGCGTGATCAAGCTGCGCATCACGCAGCCGGACCTGCCGCGGCCCTACCGCGCCTGGGGATACCCCGTGACCCCTGTGGTTTTCCTGCTCGTGACCGGATTCATGATGTACTACCTTTTGACCGAACGGCCGTTGCAGTCGCTGCTGGGTCTTCTGATCATGCTTTCAGGTCTGCTGATTTACGCCGTCTTCCGCAAGCGGGCAGGTCAACTCCCCGCGGCCGTATCCTCGGGTCGCGAATGA
- a CDS encoding alpha/beta hydrolase: MVGAIPKFLTVDRASRATCPVVPRRTLPFPLPLRWHWVAMAALCVPLSFVLVQCGKAPNAGMLAANTEGAKSRAATSRTSIDTFDDRFPQPQFADRFPTASESLPQVQRQAALAPQPRAVRTEPVRVASLTPTLTLPRSEREESTALVSMKSSAFPYFGTNPRSEEPFLNISKGDRKGHRSYGGRVYWQDETYNDSRVLVHVPETFDVRKPGVIVVFFHGNGATLERDVRDRQLVPQQISDSGVNAVLLAPQMAVNAADSSAGKFWQPGGFKRFIDESASHLARLYGDPKSAQAFANLPIVIVGYSGGFLPTAWSLEVGGLPNRVRGVFLLDAVYGELDKFASWIEKNRTGFFVSSYTRYTKRHDQELMQMLRDRGITVTESMDGPLRPGSVVFVQTPDGVTHRDYVTQAWTEHPVKDVLVKMAATPALTRVASTPYAGR; the protein is encoded by the coding sequence ATGGTCGGAGCAATTCCGAAATTCCTGACAGTTGATCGCGCCAGCCGGGCGACGTGCCCGGTCGTGCCGCGTCGCACCTTGCCGTTCCCTTTGCCATTGCGATGGCACTGGGTTGCGATGGCTGCGCTGTGCGTGCCGCTGTCCTTTGTCCTGGTTCAATGCGGCAAGGCGCCGAACGCCGGAATGCTGGCGGCGAACACGGAAGGCGCAAAATCCCGGGCTGCGACGTCCCGGACTTCGATCGATACGTTCGACGACCGTTTTCCCCAGCCGCAATTTGCCGACCGTTTCCCGACCGCCAGTGAAAGCCTGCCGCAGGTCCAGCGCCAGGCTGCGCTGGCGCCGCAACCGCGCGCCGTGCGGACCGAGCCCGTGCGGGTCGCGTCGCTGACGCCGACGCTGACACTTCCCCGCAGCGAGCGCGAGGAATCGACCGCGCTGGTCAGCATGAAGTCCTCGGCCTTCCCCTACTTCGGCACCAATCCGCGCTCCGAAGAGCCGTTCCTCAACATCTCCAAGGGCGACCGCAAGGGCCACCGCAGCTATGGCGGCCGGGTCTATTGGCAGGACGAGACCTACAACGACAGCCGCGTGCTGGTGCATGTCCCCGAGACGTTCGATGTCAGGAAGCCGGGCGTGATCGTGGTGTTCTTCCATGGCAACGGCGCGACGCTGGAGCGCGATGTCCGCGACCGGCAACTGGTGCCGCAGCAGATCTCGGATTCCGGCGTCAACGCCGTGCTGCTCGCGCCGCAAATGGCGGTTAATGCCGCCGACTCCAGCGCGGGCAAGTTCTGGCAGCCGGGCGGCTTCAAGCGCTTCATCGATGAGTCGGCGAGCCACCTCGCCCGCCTCTACGGCGACCCGAAGTCGGCACAGGCGTTCGCGAACCTGCCGATCGTGATCGTCGGCTATAGCGGCGGCTTCCTGCCGACCGCCTGGAGCCTCGAGGTCGGCGGGCTCCCCAACCGGGTCCGCGGCGTGTTCCTGCTCGACGCCGTCTATGGCGAACTCGACAAGTTCGCCTCCTGGATCGAGAAAAACCGGACCGGCTTCTTCGTCTCTTCGTATACCCGCTACACCAAACGGCACGACCAGGAACTGATGCAGATGCTCCGCGACAGGGGCATCACCGTCACCGAGAGCATGGACGGGCCGCTGCGGCCCGGCAGCGTGGTATTCGTGCAGACGCCTGATGGCGTCACCCATCGCGACTACGTCACGCAGGCCTGGACCGAGCATCCGGTCAAGGACGTGCTGGTCAAGATGGCGGCAACGCCCGCTTTGACCCGGGTCGCCAGCACGCCCTACGCAGGCCGGTAG